In the genome of Cryptomeria japonica chromosome 8, Sugi_1.0, whole genome shotgun sequence, one region contains:
- the LOC131857386 gene encoding anthocyanidin 5,3-O-glucosyltransferase-like, whose product MNTFEEMEGEFVDHVQSSFGVPVWSIGPVLSSPSGDFEEGGVKDWLDHRDVGSVVYINFGSEISLSGEQIKVVAEGLEASGQCFLWAVKNPPGGEGLQIAVLQQGFRERAADRGLVVTGWAPQQAILSHPSTGGFLSHCGWNSTLESISNGIPILAWPFQHDQPFVKKLLVEELRVAEEVKREAVGNGVFTVTSAEIERGVKLIIEGKEGRDMRRRACDLKDAAIQAVGEGGSSFTNLQKFVSLIHNIPIK is encoded by the exons ATGAACACATTTGAGGAAATGGAGGGTGAGTTTGTGGATCATGTGCAGAGCTCATTTGGGGTTCCCGTGTGGAGTATTGGCCCTGTTTTAAGCAGTCCGTCGGGGGATTTTGAGGAGGGAGGTGTTAAGGACTGGTTGGATCATCGGGATGTCGGGTCAGTGGTTTATATTAACTTTGGCAGCGAGATTTCGCTTTCTGGGGAGCAGATTAAGGTGGTTGCGGAGGGTTTGGAGGCGAGCGGGCAGTGTTTTTTGTGGGCGGTGAAGAATCCTCCCGGGGGTGAAGGGTTACAGATTGCTGTTCTTCAGCAAGGATTTCGAGAGCGCGCGGCGGACCGCGGTCTAGTGGTCACGGGTTGGGCTCCCCAACAG GCTATTTTAAGTCATCCTTCAACTGGGGGCTTCCTGAGCCACTGTGGGTGGAACTCTACGCTAGAGAGTATCAGTAATGGAATACCTATCTTGGCCTGGCCATTTCAGCACGATCAGCCCTTTGTTAAGAAGCTACTGGTTGAAGAGCTACGAGTGGCTGAGGAGGTTAAGAGGGAGGCTGTGGGAAATGGTGTTTTTACCGTAACAAGTGCAGAGATAGAGAGGGGGGTGAAATTAATAATTGAAGGGAAGGAAGGCAGAGACATGAGAAGAAGGGCATGTGATTTGAAAGATGCAGCAATACAGGCAGTAGGAGAGGGTGGAAGTTCCTTCACTAATCTACAGAAATTTGTATCCTTAATCCACAACATTCCAATCAAATGA
- the LOC131034611 gene encoding scopoletin glucosyltransferase: MEEVTADALAFPLLAQGHIIPFMRLCELLSSKNLNVVFLTSPLNANRLRANKNHSSSVRVMDIPLPPVPGLPSGAENTDQLTPSQFKTLFAAMEQMEPSFRELVARLKPKCFIADFSPLFLPAVADELKIPVFYYATTGAYSLSIMKTLIETLPLPSDQTGAFPLQDLPKSISLKNSDLLPPYRGAGRTPFPHGFLSTVFERLGLCGGLVINTFEEMEGEFLDHLKNIFRVSVWSVGPILNRPSGGLGETTVEEWLDCRSSGSVLYVNFGSEIALPLQQIHEVAAGLEASGHCFLWSVKKPVGMVDVQEESFDLFPPGFQERTADRGLLIFGWAPQQAILSHPSIGGFLSHCGWNSTLESISNGVPILAWPFQHDQPFVKKLLVEELCNAEEIKRDAAENGVFVVKSAEVERAVKLIMEEDKGKDMRTRAGKLKTAALRAVGEGGSSISNLESFASLIQNIRSK, from the exons ATGGAAGAAGTAACAGCAGACGCCCTGGCCTTTCCTCTCCTAGCGCAGGGTCATATCATTCCATTTATGCGCCTCTGTGAGCTTCTCTCCTCTAAAAATCTCAACGTCGTctttctcactagccccctcaatgCAAATCGACTCAGGGCAAATAAGAACCATTCATCATCTGTTCGGGTAATGGACATTCCTCTGCCGCCTGTCCCAGGCCTGCCTTCCGGCGCTGAAAACACAGACCAACTCACGCCCTCCCAATTCAAAACCCTCTTCGCTGCGATGGAACAAATGGAACCCTCTTTCAGAGAGCTAGTCGCCCGCTTGAAGCCAAAGTGCTTCATTGCCGATTTCAGTCCCCTTTTTCTGCCTGCCGTGGCGGATGAATTGAAAATACCCGTCTTTTACTACGCGACCACGGGCGCTTACAGTCtgtcaataatgaaaaccctaatcgaAACCCTACCTTTGCCGTCAGATCAAACAGGCGCGTTTCCCCTTCAGGATCTGCCAAAATCGATTTCGTTAAAAAACTCGGATCTTCTTCCTCCTTATCGCGGGGCGGGCCGCACTCCCTTTCCCCACGGTTTTCTCTCCACGGTATTCGAGCGGCTAGGGCTCTGCGGCGGGCTTGTGATAAACACATTTGAGGAGATGGAGGGCGAGTTTCTGGATCATTTGAAGAACATTTTTAGGGTTTCTGTGTGGAGCGTTGGCCCGATTTTGAATCGCCCGTCTGGCGGTTTGGGGGAAACCACTGTGGAAGAGTGGTTGGATTGTAGGTCATCCGGATCAGTGCTCTATGTTAACTTTGGCAGCGAAATCGCACTTCCGCTGCAACAGATCCATGAGGTTGCTGCAGGGTTAGAGGCAAGCGGGCACTGTTTCTTGTGGTCAGTGAAGAAACCAGTGGGTATGGTGGATGTTCAGGAGGAAAGTTTTGATCTTTTTCCACCTGGCTTTCAAGAGCGCACAGCTGACCGAGGGCTGCTGATCTTCGGTTGGGCTCCACAACAG GCCATTTTGAGCCATCCTTCAATAGGTGGGTTTTTAAGCCACTGTGGGTGGAATTCTACTTTAGAGAGTATTAGTAATGGAGTCCCCATTCTAGCCTGGCCGTTTCAACATGACCAGCCCTTTGTGAAGAAGCTTCTGGTGGAGGAACTGTGCAATGCAGAGGAGATTAAGAGGGATGCTGCAGAAAATGGAGTTTTTGTTGTGAAAAGTGCAGAAGTGGAGAGGGCTGTGAAATTAATAATGGAAGAAGATAAGGGAAAAGATATGAGGACTAGGGCAGGCAAACTGAAAACAGCAGCACTACGGGCTGTAGGAGAAGGTGGAAGTTCGATTTCCAATCTAGAGAGTTTTGCATCTCTGATCCAAAACATTCGTTCCAAGTAA